Within the Aeromicrobium sp. Root236 genome, the region CGATCGTGTACTGCGACTTGAGCTCGTGGATCAGGTCCTCGATGACGCTCGTCGAGATCGGGTCGAGGGCCGAGCACGGCTCGTCCATCAGCAGGATCTCCGGCTCGACCGAGATCGCACGGGCGATGCAGAGGCGCTGCTGCTGACCACCCGACAGGCCCGAGCCGGGCCGGTCGAGGCGTTCCTTGACCTCGGCCCACAGGCCGGCGCTGCGCAGCGACCGCTCGACGATGTCGTCGGCCTCGGTCTTCTTCATGCGCTTGCTGTTGAGCTTCTGGCCCGCGAGCACGTTGTCGTAGATCGACATCGTGGGGAACGGGTTGGGCCGCTGGAACACCATGCCGATCATCCGGCGGACGTTCACGGGGTCCATGTCGGCGCCGTAGAGGTCCTGGCCGTCGATCAGCACCTTGCCCTCGACGCGCGCGCCACGGATGACCTCGTGCATACGGTTGAGCGACCGGAGGAAGGTCGACTTGCCGCAGCCCGAGGGGCCGATGAACGCCGTGACGGACTTCGCGGCGATCGGGATGGTGACATCCTCCACGGCGAGGAAGTCGCCGTAGTAGATGTTCAGGTCAGAGACATCGATGCTCTTGGCCATGACAGAGTCCTTTCTGAACTCAGCGCTCGCCCTTGGGCGAGAAGAAGTAGGAGACGAGGCGGGCGACGAGGTTGAGCAGCATGACGATGATGAGCAGCACGAGCGCGGCACCCCACGCGCGGTCGATGCTGAACTGCGGCGGGATGCCGGGGTTGCGCTGCGACGCGAACGCGAAGACCGGCAGCGACGCCATGCGCCCGTTGAACAGGTTGAAGTTCACCGAGTCGGTCGTGCCGACGATGATCAGCAGGGGAGCGGTCTCGCCGATCACCCGAGCGATCGACAACGTGATGCCGGTGACGATGCCGGCCAGGGACGTCGGCAGCACGACCTTGGAGACGGTGCGCCACTTGGGCACTCCGAGTGCGTACGACGCCTCGCGCAGCTCGTTCGGCACGAGCTTGAGCATCTCCTCGGTCGAGCGCACGAGGATCGGGATCATCAGGACCGACAACGCGACCGAGCCGCCGATGCCCATGCGGACGCCCTCGCCGAAGAACAGCACGAACAGCGCGTACGCGAACAGGCCCGCGACGATCGACGGGATGCCCGTCATGACGTCGACCAGGAACCGGATCCAGCGTGACAGCCGGTTGCCCTCGGCGTACTCGACGAGGTAGATCGCCGCGAAGATGCCGATCGGGATCGAGATGACCGCCGCGGCACCGGTGATCAGCAGCGTCCCGACCAGGGCGTGGTAGATGCCGCCGCCCTCGCCGACGACGTTGCGCATCGAGTTGGTGAAGAACTCCTCGGACAGGACCTTGGTGCCCTTGCTGATGACGGTCCACAGGATGCTGAACAGGGGGAACATCGCCAGCACGAACGCGGACGAGACCAAGGTCGTGACGAGCCGGTCGGTCGCCTTGCGGCGGCCTTCGACGACGGCGGACCACAGCGGCAGGACCATGCAGACGACCCACGCGAGCAGGGCGGCCTGCAGGAGATTCGCACCGGCGGCGTACGCGGCAGCGGCCCCGGCCACGGCCAAGGCGATGACGCCACGGGGGCCCCAGGCCGGCAGCTGCGCGCCGTAGAGCTCGCGGGAGACGTCGACGGGCGGCGGAGTGAGGGTGGTCGTCATCAGTTGGCTCCGGAGAATTCCTTGCGGCGGTCCACGATGGACCGGGCGGCGAAGTTGACGAGGAAGGTGATCACGAACAGCACCAGGCCGCTGGCGATCAGGGCGTTGACGCTCTTGCCCGTCGCCTCGGCGAAGCCGAGGGCGATGTTCGCGGCGATCGTGCTGGGGTTGTCGCTGCCGATGAGGTTGGCGGTGACCGTGCCGACTCCGACGGAGAGCACCATCGCGACGGCGAGGGTCTCGCCGAGGGCGCGGCCCAGGCCCAGCATCGCGGCCGACACGATGCCGGATCGCGCGTACGGGAAGATCGCCAGGCGGGCCATCTCCCAGCGCGTGGCGCCGAGGGCCAGGGCAGCCTCCTCGTGCAGGCGCGGCGTCTGCAGGAAGATCTCCCGGCAGATCGCGGTCATGATCGGCAGGATCATGACCGCCAGCACGATGCTCGCGGTCAAGATGGTGCGGCCGGTTGCCGACGCGGGGCCGAAGAACGGCAGGAACCCGAGGTGCTCGTCGAGCCAGGCGTAGAACGGGACCAGGTGCGGCGCGAGGAACCCGATGCCCCAGAGGCCGTAGACGACGCTCGGCACCGCGGCGAGCAGGTCGATCAGGTAGCCGAGGCTCTGGCCGAGCTTGCGAGGCGCGTAGTGCGAGATGAAGAGGGCCACGCCGATGGCGACCGGCACCGCGATCAGCATCGCGAGCGTCGCGGCGATCAGGGTGCCGTAGACGAGCGGCCACACGTACGGCAGGAAGTTCTTGCCGCTCTTGACCTCGTCGGGGTGGGCGGTGATGCCCGGGATGCCCTGCACCGTCAGGAAGATCGCGACGCCCGCGAGGATGGCGAGGATGAGGACTCCCGCGCTCAGCGAGAGCCCGGAGAAGATGCGGTCGCCGGGGCGGCGGATGACCGTGCTCTTTCCGGGAGCCGGGGCCTGCGTGCTGGTCACAGGTGGTGCCTTTCGGGGGATGGGGGACCGGAACCCGGCCCTTGAGCCTGACGGAAGGACATCTGCCCTTCCGACAAGCTCACGGGTCGGGGTCAGCTGGCCTTGATCGTCTCGATCGCGGCCTGGACCTTCTTGCCGAAGTCCGCGGTGAGCGGAGCCGAACCGGCGGAGTCACCGGCGGCCGACTGGCCCTCGGGGCTGGCCACGTACGTCAGCCACGCCTTGATGAGGTCCGCGTCCTTGGCGGGCGTCTGGCACGCGATCTGGTACGACGCCAGGACGATCGGGTAGACACCGGCCTCGGTGGAGGTGCGGTCGATGTCGATCGCGATGTCCGTCGCTGCGCGACCGGCGACTGCCTTGGAGGTGTCGAGCACCTTGGCGGCAGCCTCGGGCGTGGCGGCGTTGAACGTGTCGCCGACCTTGACCTTGGCCTGGCCGAGGTCGCCGGCCTGGCTCTCGTCGGCGTAGCCGATCGTGCCCTTGCCGCCGGTGACGGCAGCGACGACGCCGGAGGTGCCTTCGGCAGCCTCGCCGCCCTTGACCGGCCAGGTCTGGCCGGGCTCGGCCGTCCAGGCGCCTTCAGAAGCCTTCGACAGGTAGTCGGTGAAGTTCTGCGTCGTGCCCGAGTCGTCGGAACGGTGGACGGGCGTGATCTTGTCGCTGGGCAGCTTGGCGTCGGGGTTGTCGGCCTTGATCGCTGCGTCGTCCCACTTGGTGATCTTGCCGGCGAAGATGTCGGCGATCGTCTTGGCCGACAGGTTCAGCTCCTTGACACCGTCAAGGTTGAAGATGACGGCGATTGGGCTGACGTAGACGGGGACCTCGACGATGTCGCCCTTGCAGAGCTCCTTCGCCTTGGCGAGCTCGTCGTCGCTCAGGTACGCGTCGGAGCCGGCGATCGCCAGGCCACCGGCGAGGAACTGCTCGCGGCCGCCGCCCGAGCCGACCGGGTCGTAGTTGACCGTCGCGTCGGGGTTCTGGGTCTGGAAAGCCTTCTTCCAGGCAGCCACAGCGGCTTCCTGGGCGCTGGATCCGCCGGCGTTGAGCGTTCCGGACACCTTGGTGTCGGTGCCCTTCGATCCCGAGTCATCGGATTCGTTCGCTGCACCGCAGGCGCTGAGGCCGAAGGCGAGTGCGAGCACGGCCGCGGGGGCGGCGATGCGCAGTGAGTTGCGGTTCACGGGGGGTCCCTCTCTGGGATTCTCTAGATGCTTACGTCCCGTGACGCTATGAGGGGCAGGTGTATCGATGTCCGACCGTGGGTGAACGAGAGGTGAACGCTGATGTAACGGTCGAGTCGTGGTGCGGCGGTTCTGCCTGTCAGGGCAGCTTCTCGGTCGCGATGACCGTGCCCTTGCGGTGATGGACGACGATCGCCTCACCGGTGGCCAGCTCGTGCACGTCGGTGCCGATGGCGTCGAAGATCCACGGCAGCGTCGGCCGGTGCGAGCACAGCGCGACCGGCTTCTTGCGGTCCAGCAACGCCGCCACCGAGCGCTCGACCTGGGCCGCCCGGGTGTCCTCCGCGAGCCTGTCGTCGATCTCGAGGAACGTGCTGATGGAGTGCGCGTACGGCTCGACCGTCTGGGCGCAGCGCACCGCAGGGCTGCTCACGACCCGGCGTACGCCATAGGCCGCGAGCAGCGGGACCAGCGTGCGCGCCTGCTCGACGCCGACTGCCGTGAGCGGGCGATCGAGGTCGTCCGCGTAGTCGTCGCGCGAGGCCGCCTTGCCGTGACGAGCCACGATCAACGTGCGGGCGCGGTGCCCCTGGCGTTCGCGCAGGCTGCGGAAGTCCTCGAGCACCTCGATGTCGTGCGCGTACGTCAGCAGCTCGCGGGCCTCGCGGACACCGACCCAGCGGAGCTCGTCGACCTCCTTGTTGGGCTCGAACGGCTCGTTGGCGCCCTCGCCGACGGCGCGTGCCGACCAGTAGTCGACGACCTTGGTGCCGGCGGCGATCGGGTAGCGGACCTGCACGAGCGGCGGCCCCAGGCGTACGCGCACCCCGGTCTCCTCGAAGATCTCGCGCACCGCCGTGGCCTGCAGGACCTCGCCCGGGTCGACCTTGCCCTTGGGGAACGACCAGTCGTCGTACGACGGCCGGTGCACCACGAGCACGTCGACGCGCGGCTCGGCGCGGCTCGCGGTGGCGCGCTTGCGCCACACGACCCCACCCGCTGCGTTGATGATCCGTTCACTTGGCATACGCGTATTCTCCCCTGTGGACGTGGCCGGCGGATGAAGGAGACATGGACGGGATGCGACTGCGGCTCGTGCTGATCTCCGTCGTGGTCCCGCTGCTCGTCATCGCCGCAGCGATCGTGGGTGGTCGCTGGGCCGGTACCGCGGTCTCGGCCGACCCCGGGTCGGCGCTCCCCTCGGCCCTCGACACGTTGCCGGCCGACACGCAGGTCGCCGGGTTCACGGACTGGTCGCGGGTCCGACGGGTCCTCGGGGTCGGCTCGACCACGGTCGCCGATCGTGCAGCCCTGACCGACGACGCCTCGCTGCGCGACCTGTCGACCCGGTCCGTGCTGGGGCCATACACCGAGCAGCTGCACGACTCCTACGGCTGGTCGCCGGCAGACCTCGACTGGGAGGTGTACGGACAGGCCGACGACGGTTCGGTGATGGTGGCGCGGCTCGACGACGCGGTGTCGTTCGGCTCGGTCCGCTCGCACCTGACGAAGCTCGGATACACGCAGGACGGCGGCGTCTGGACGATCGGCAAGGACAGCCCGATTGCGCGGTCCGAGTTCGCCGGGACCCTGGCGGCGATCACGCTCGTGCCCGGGAGGCGGCTCATCGTCGCGGCGGACCGGGCGACGTACGCGCACACCGTGCTCCGGACGATCGACCGCGACGCGCCCTCGCTGCTGAGCGTACGCAGCGCGGCCGACGTCGCGAGCGCCCTCGTCGGCGCCGACAGCGCGCTCCTGCAGACCGGCGGGTTCGCGTGCCGGTCGACGTCGCTCGCCGACGCAGGCGCCGACGTCCAGGCGCAGGCTCGTGCCGCGATCGACCGGGCCGGCGCGTTGCGGAAGCCGCGCTACGCCGGCCGCGCCCTCGATGCCGGCTCGAAGCGCAGCGAGACCATGCGCTTCGCGCTGGCGTTCGGGTCGCCCGGGGCCGCTGCCGACCAGGTCGCGGTCCGGAGGGCGTTGACGACCGGACCGTTCATCGGTCGGTCCGGGCGGGTCGAGGAGTCACTCGTGCTGCGGTCGGCGGCCGTGCGCGGGAGCACCGCGGTGCTGAGGTTTCGGCACGACCCGGACAGCACGGCGTACATGACCGGCGACGGCCCGCTGCTCTTCGCCGGCTGCCCCGAGTAGTCGCTCAGCGGCTGCGGCGGGCCTTCGCGCGGTCGATCAGCACGGACTGCAGGTCCGACGAGCCGACGTGCCGCACCCACTGGCCGTCGTGGCCCAGGTGCCACGAGGTGGTCTCCGGATCGACGGACCTGGCGAGCAGGTCGCCGAGCTGCTCGGTGTGCTCCGCCGACGGCACGCGTACGAGGACCTCGACGCGACGGTCGAGGTTGCGGTGCATGAGGTCGGCCGAGCCCATCCACGCCTCGGGCTCGCCACCACCGGCGAACCAGTAGACCCGGCTGTGCTCGAGGAACCGGCCGAGGATGCTGTGCACCCGGATGTTCTCGCTGAGCCCCGGCACGCCGGGCCGCAGCGTGCAGATGCCGCGGATGACGAGGTCGACCTGGACGCCGGCGCGTGACGCCTCGTAGAGCTTGTCGATCACGGCCTCGTCGACGAGCGAGTTGACCTTGAGGCGTATGCCCGAGGGGCGGCCGGCGGCGTGGTGCGCGATCTCGGTGTCGATGCGCTCGAGGATGCCGTCGCGCAGGCCGGCCGGCGCGACCATGAGCCGGCGGTAGGAGAAGTCCTGCGCGAAGCCCGAGAGGTTGTTGAACAGGTCCGTCAGGTCGTGACTGATGTCGGGGTCGGCGGTCAGCAGGCCGAAGTCCTCGTAGAGCCGCGCGGTCTTGGGGTTGTAGTTGCCCGTGCCGATGTGTGCGTAGCGGCGCAGGCCGTCGGGCTCGTCGCGGACCACGAGCGCGAGCTTGCAGTGGGTCTTGAGCCCGACCAGCCCGTAGACGACGTGGCAGCCGGCGCGCTCGAGCTTGCGGGCCCAGCGGATGTTGGCCTGCTCGTCGAAGCGCGCCTTGATCTCGACGAGCACCAGGACCTGCTTGCCGGCGCGGGCGGCGTCGACCAGCGAGTCGATGATGGGGGAGTCGCCCGAGGTGCGATAGAGCGTCTGCTTGATCGCGAGCACGTGCGGGTCCGCGGCGGCCTGCTCGATGAAGCGCTGCACGCTCGTGGCGAACGAGTCGTAGGGGTGGTGCACCAGCACGTCGCGCTTGCGGAGCGCGCTGAACAGGTCGGCGGGCTTGGACGTCTCGACCTCGGCGAGGTGCTCGTGCGTGCCCGGGACGAACCGCTCGTAGCTGAGCTCGGGCCGGTCGAGGTCGGCGATCTCGTTGAGGCTGCGCAGGTCGAGCGGACCCCTCAGGCGTACGACCTCGTCGACCTTGATGCCGAGCTCGGAGACCAGAAGGTCGAGCACGCCGGGATCGATCGACTCCTCGACCTCCAGGCGTACGGGCGGGCCGAACTTGCGTCGCAGGAGCTCCTTCTCGAGCGCCT harbors:
- the pstB gene encoding phosphate ABC transporter ATP-binding protein PstB; amino-acid sequence: MAKSIDVSDLNIYYGDFLAVEDVTIPIAAKSVTAFIGPSGCGKSTFLRSLNRMHEVIRGARVEGKVLIDGQDLYGADMDPVNVRRMIGMVFQRPNPFPTMSIYDNVLAGQKLNSKRMKKTEADDIVERSLRSAGLWAEVKERLDRPGSGLSGGQQQRLCIARAISVEPEILLMDEPCSALDPISTSVIEDLIHELKSQYTIVIVTHNMQQAARVSDETAFFNLSGVGKPGRLIEHGRTETIFSNPTDSATEAYIQGRFG
- the pstA gene encoding phosphate ABC transporter permease PstA, whose product is MTTTLTPPPVDVSRELYGAQLPAWGPRGVIALAVAGAAAAYAAGANLLQAALLAWVVCMVLPLWSAVVEGRRKATDRLVTTLVSSAFVLAMFPLFSILWTVISKGTKVLSEEFFTNSMRNVVGEGGGIYHALVGTLLITGAAAVISIPIGIFAAIYLVEYAEGNRLSRWIRFLVDVMTGIPSIVAGLFAYALFVLFFGEGVRMGIGGSVALSVLMIPILVRSTEEMLKLVPNELREASYALGVPKWRTVSKVVLPTSLAGIVTGITLSIARVIGETAPLLIIVGTTDSVNFNLFNGRMASLPVFAFASQRNPGIPPQFSIDRAWGAALVLLIIVMLLNLVARLVSYFFSPKGER
- the pstC gene encoding phosphate ABC transporter permease subunit PstC codes for the protein MTSTQAPAPGKSTVIRRPGDRIFSGLSLSAGVLILAILAGVAIFLTVQGIPGITAHPDEVKSGKNFLPYVWPLVYGTLIAATLAMLIAVPVAIGVALFISHYAPRKLGQSLGYLIDLLAAVPSVVYGLWGIGFLAPHLVPFYAWLDEHLGFLPFFGPASATGRTILTASIVLAVMILPIMTAICREIFLQTPRLHEEAALALGATRWEMARLAIFPYARSGIVSAAMLGLGRALGETLAVAMVLSVGVGTVTANLIGSDNPSTIAANIALGFAEATGKSVNALIASGLVLFVITFLVNFAARSIVDRRKEFSGAN
- the pstS gene encoding phosphate ABC transporter substrate-binding protein PstS; the encoded protein is MNRNSLRIAAPAAVLALAFGLSACGAANESDDSGSKGTDTKVSGTLNAGGSSAQEAAVAAWKKAFQTQNPDATVNYDPVGSGGGREQFLAGGLAIAGSDAYLSDDELAKAKELCKGDIVEVPVYVSPIAVIFNLDGVKELNLSAKTIADIFAGKITKWDDAAIKADNPDAKLPSDKITPVHRSDDSGTTQNFTDYLSKASEGAWTAEPGQTWPVKGGEAAEGTSGVVAAVTGGKGTIGYADESQAGDLGQAKVKVGDTFNAATPEAAAKVLDTSKAVAGRAATDIAIDIDRTSTEAGVYPIVLASYQIACQTPAKDADLIKAWLTYVASPEGQSAAGDSAGSAPLTADFGKKVQAAIETIKAS
- a CDS encoding NUDIX hydrolase yields the protein MPSERIINAAGGVVWRKRATASRAEPRVDVLVVHRPSYDDWSFPKGKVDPGEVLQATAVREIFEETGVRVRLGPPLVQVRYPIAAGTKVVDYWSARAVGEGANEPFEPNKEVDELRWVGVREARELLTYAHDIEVLEDFRSLRERQGHRARTLIVARHGKAASRDDYADDLDRPLTAVGVEQARTLVPLLAAYGVRRVVSSPAVRCAQTVEPYAHSISTFLEIDDRLAEDTRAAQVERSVAALLDRKKPVALCSHRPTLPWIFDAIGTDVHELATGEAIVVHHRKGTVIATEKLP
- a CDS encoding RNA degradosome polyphosphate kinase; protein product: MAVADLEAPASPDEFDVDPPFDPAESAALPHDRFLDRELSWIAFNARVLELAQDDALPLLERVRFAAIFASNLDEFFMVRIAGLKRRIAAGVAVPSASGLNPRDVLSRSLAASQELMVAHAETYHHDLVPALAAEGIELLHWSSLRPTEQEQISALYRDRVFPILTPLAVDPAHPFPYISGLSLNLALVMRNPDTGKDHFARVKVPPIINRWMEADAGRFVPLEEVIAAHLDLLFPGMELIAHHAFRVTRNEDLEVEEDDAENLLKALEKELLRRKFGPPVRLEVEESIDPGVLDLLVSELGIKVDEVVRLRGPLDLRSLNEIADLDRPELSYERFVPGTHEHLAEVETSKPADLFSALRKRDVLVHHPYDSFATSVQRFIEQAAADPHVLAIKQTLYRTSGDSPIIDSLVDAARAGKQVLVLVEIKARFDEQANIRWARKLERAGCHVVYGLVGLKTHCKLALVVRDEPDGLRRYAHIGTGNYNPKTARLYEDFGLLTADPDISHDLTDLFNNLSGFAQDFSYRRLMVAPAGLRDGILERIDTEIAHHAAGRPSGIRLKVNSLVDEAVIDKLYEASRAGVQVDLVIRGICTLRPGVPGLSENIRVHSILGRFLEHSRVYWFAGGGEPEAWMGSADLMHRNLDRRVEVLVRVPSAEHTEQLGDLLARSVDPETTSWHLGHDGQWVRHVGSSDLQSVLIDRAKARRSR